The following are from one region of the Mesorhizobium sp. B2-8-5 genome:
- a CDS encoding GNAT family N-acetyltransferase has protein sequence MSLAKVHWDCTKRSGSIQGLNIRLSAQADAKAQAADALYRYNVAATAVDDRAAIGAELCDDAGKVLGGLWGRTEMGLLFLDMFFLPEHLRGQSHGTRLLALVEAEAKRRGCSGAVVETSSFQAPGFYTRHGYQEFGRVDFGVGGHARIFLHRHLA, from the coding sequence TTGAGCCTCGCCAAGGTTCATTGGGATTGCACCAAGCGGAGCGGTTCCATTCAAGGATTAAACATAAGGCTGTCGGCGCAAGCCGATGCAAAGGCGCAGGCGGCGGATGCGCTCTATCGCTACAACGTTGCGGCAACGGCCGTGGACGACCGTGCCGCCATTGGAGCCGAGCTGTGCGACGACGCCGGAAAGGTGTTAGGCGGCCTGTGGGGGCGGACGGAAATGGGCCTTCTCTTCCTCGACATGTTTTTCCTGCCCGAGCATTTGCGGGGGCAATCCCACGGCACGCGGCTCCTCGCCTTGGTCGAAGCGGAGGCAAAGCGCCGTGGCTGCAGCGGGGCGGTGGTGGAGACGAGCAGCTTCCAAGCGCCGGGTTTCTACACCAGACATGGCTACCAGGAGTTCGGCAGGGTTGATTTCGGGGTCGGCGGACACGCCCGCATCTTCCTGCACAGGCATTTGGCTTGA
- a CDS encoding ISAs1 family transposase produces the protein MSEGATAISCLESYFGAVPDPRAPNATHRLGDLIVMMIAASLCGASNATEFALFAQERKQALSRLIDYDAAPSHDTFSRLLRLLDPEAFGRAFAAFAAAFARASRETPEVVSLDGKALRRAYEKGLAASPPLTVSAFAAETRLCLAAVSPSDGENEVEAALKVVELIDLTGRLVTADALHCHTRMAAAITQRGGDYLLALKGNRRHWLRRANLKLADATPSIAERTETSHGRNEWRQAEIVAAAEPLMPGHLAFIRITSRRDQAKPLMRLFMASTLMSPQQALDLTRAHWQIENGLHWMLDVHLDEDLSRARKDNAPANTALLNRLARNILQAADAAKVPISHRIKKCAWNDDYLINAITHMR, from the coding sequence TTGAGCGAAGGAGCGACTGCCATTTCCTGCCTTGAGAGCTACTTTGGCGCGGTGCCTGATCCCCGCGCGCCCAACGCCACGCACCGGCTTGGCGACCTGATCGTGATGATGATCGCGGCAAGCCTGTGCGGTGCCAGTAATGCGACGGAATTTGCCTTGTTCGCACAGGAGCGCAAGCAAGCGCTGTCGCGGCTGATCGACTATGACGCAGCTCCCAGCCACGACACTTTCTCGCGGCTGCTGCGCCTGCTCGACCCGGAGGCCTTCGGTCGCGCTTTTGCCGCCTTTGCCGCCGCTTTCGCCCGAGCCAGCCGAGAGACGCCCGAGGTGGTATCGCTTGACGGCAAGGCTTTGCGGCGGGCCTACGAGAAGGGCTTGGCAGCCAGTCCGCCGTTGACGGTGTCGGCCTTCGCAGCCGAGACCCGGCTGTGCCTGGCGGCAGTCTCGCCGAGTGATGGTGAGAACGAAGTCGAGGCCGCGCTCAAAGTCGTCGAACTCATTGATCTTACGGGCAGATTGGTCACCGCCGACGCGCTCCACTGTCATACCCGAATGGCTGCGGCCATTACCCAAAGAGGTGGCGATTACCTGCTTGCGCTGAAGGGCAACCGGCGTCATTGGCTGCGCCGTGCCAACTTGAAACTGGCCGACGCGACCCCTTCCATTGCCGAGCGGACCGAGACCAGCCACGGCCGCAACGAATGGCGGCAAGCCGAGATCGTGGCGGCGGCCGAGCCGCTGATGCCTGGTCACCTGGCCTTCATCCGCATCACCAGCCGACGCGATCAGGCCAAGCCGTTGATGCGCCTGTTCATGGCCTCCACGCTCATGTCGCCTCAGCAGGCGCTCGACCTCACTAGAGCTCATTGGCAGATCGAGAACGGCCTGCATTGGATGCTCGATGTCCATCTTGATGAGGATCTCAGCCGGGCCCGCAAGGACAATGCTCCCGCCAACACAGCCCTTCTCAATCGCCTCGCTAGAAACATCCTTCAGGCCGCCGATGCTGCCAAAGTCCCCATCAGCCATCGCATCAAGAAATGCGCCTGGAACGACGACTATCTCATCAATGCAATCACTCATATGCGATAG
- a CDS encoding pilus assembly protein TadG-related protein produces the protein MMVTKARIWDSMRKIRREAGGNVATIFALTLPIVVGGAGLGVETSYWYYSSLKLQAIADAAAYAGALEKVAGSNTQTITAAAVQAASDNGLGTGTIVVNIPPKSGANTAKNAVEVMVSQNLDRIFTSIFTRGKVPEQARSVALIKSSSKACVLALNATASKAALFSGNSSLKLTGCSIMADSDASDAIKLQGSAALQADCLMSTGGVSLSNPVTTICPAPVTQALPAPDPYAGLPTPAASGQCLSDSAPTLSPGTYCSGMSPKGNVTLSPGVYVVQGNLKINGNTTVSGSGVTIFMEGSSTVTINGNATVTLSAPTSGTYSGVLFYGDRTGNSASSNFNGNAASLLTGAIYFPRQQVNYLGNFSGKNGCTQVVADTIQWSGNTSINQNCSSLGMKDIPAAQSVAVVE, from the coding sequence ATGATGGTAACCAAAGCGCGCATTTGGGACTCAATGCGGAAAATCCGCCGTGAGGCGGGCGGGAACGTCGCCACCATATTCGCGCTCACCTTGCCGATCGTCGTCGGCGGCGCAGGGCTAGGCGTCGAGACGTCCTATTGGTACTATTCAAGCCTAAAGCTGCAGGCGATCGCAGACGCAGCGGCCTATGCCGGCGCCCTTGAGAAGGTCGCAGGATCGAACACGCAGACGATCACGGCAGCGGCGGTCCAGGCGGCTTCCGACAATGGCCTCGGCACGGGCACCATCGTCGTGAATATCCCGCCGAAATCGGGTGCGAACACCGCCAAGAACGCAGTCGAGGTGATGGTCAGCCAGAACCTCGACCGGATATTCACCTCGATCTTCACCCGGGGCAAAGTACCCGAGCAGGCGAGGTCAGTTGCACTGATCAAGAGCTCGTCAAAGGCTTGTGTGCTGGCGCTGAATGCGACCGCCTCGAAGGCGGCGCTGTTCTCGGGAAACAGCAGCCTCAAGCTCACCGGCTGTTCGATCATGGCCGACTCGGACGCTTCAGACGCGATCAAGCTTCAGGGATCGGCGGCATTGCAGGCCGACTGCCTGATGTCGACCGGCGGCGTCTCGCTGAGCAATCCAGTGACTACGATCTGCCCGGCTCCGGTTACTCAAGCACTGCCCGCGCCCGATCCGTATGCCGGCCTGCCGACACCAGCAGCCTCAGGGCAATGCCTGAGCGATAGCGCGCCGACGCTCAGCCCAGGGACTTACTGCAGCGGAATGAGCCCCAAGGGCAATGTCACGCTTTCTCCAGGTGTCTATGTCGTCCAGGGCAACCTGAAGATCAACGGCAACACGACCGTCTCGGGCAGCGGAGTGACTATCTTCATGGAGGGTAGTTCGACGGTGACCATCAACGGCAACGCCACAGTCACGCTGAGCGCGCCAACGTCGGGGACGTATTCGGGGGTGCTATTTTATGGCGATAGAACGGGCAATTCGGCATCGAGCAACTTCAACGGGAACGCTGCCTCCCTGTTGACCGGCGCGATTTATTTCCCTCGCCAGCAGGTCAACTATCTCGGCAATTTCTCGGGAAAGAACGGCTGCACCCAAGTCGTTGCCGACACCATTCAGTGGTCAGGCAACACGTCCATAAACCAGAATTGCTCCAGCCTTGGGATGAAGGACATTCCGGCTGCGCAGTCCGTTGCGGTTGTCGAGTAG